From one Sardina pilchardus chromosome 6, fSarPil1.1, whole genome shotgun sequence genomic stretch:
- the LOC134083436 gene encoding uncharacterized protein LOC134083436, protein MNGDALEYQAGVRRLPQCLEAGKHCGALSVREKGWVYEDCEQKLPFFYRAKNLALYGKATQSDLVENPWGQYSDAHNAIDGNRDPHFHHGSCTATDTQTNPWWRVDLLNSYIITSVIITNRGDYAPERLNGAEIRIGNSLQDNGNNNPVAGVISSIPAGRSLSFTWNNGIQGRYLNVFLPGTNKLLTLCEVEVYGYLAPNGENVALKGKATQSDLYGNGFAYNAIDGNRDGVYDHGSCTHTKAHLNPWWRVDLLQNHKVFSVVITNMVDAPSRLNGAEIRIGNSLEQNGINNPRCAVISSIPAGFSETFECHGMEGRYVTVVIPGRVEYLTLCEVEVYGSPLD, encoded by the exons ATGAACGGGGATGCGCTGGAATACCAGGCCGGCGTCAGACGGCTGCCCCAGTGTCTAGAGGCAGGAAAGCACTGTGGGGCTCTGAGCGTCCGAGAGAAAGGCTGGGTCTACGAGGACTGTGAGCAGAAACTGCCATTTTTCTACAGG GCTAAAAATTTGGCATTGTATGGAAAGGCTACACAATCAGACCTTGTTGAAAACCCATGGGGACAGTACAGTGATGCCCACAATGCCATAGATGGAAATCGTGACCCACATTTTCATCATGGATCCTGCActgccactgacacacaaacgAATCCCTGGTGGAGGGTTGATCTTTTGAACTCGTACATCATCACCTCTGTCATCATCACCAACAGAGGAGACTACGCCCCTGAGAGACTCAATGGAGCTGAGATTCGTATTGGCAACTCCCTGCAGGACAATGGCAACAACAATCCAGT GGCTGGGGTCATATCCTCCATCCCAGCAGGCAGGTCTCTCAGCTTCACATGGAATAATGGGATACAGGGGCGCTATCTTAATGTTTTTCTGCCTGGAACCAACAAGCTTTTGACACTCTGTGAGGTTGAGGTGTATGGATATCTAGCTCCAAATG GTGAGAATGTGGCTTTAAAAGGGAAAGCAACACAGTCAGACCTTTATGGAAATGGCTTTGCATACAATGCCATCGATGGGAATCGTGACGGCGTGTATGATCATGGTTCCTGTACTCACACAAAAGCTCATCTCAACCCTTGGTGGAGAGTTGATTTGCTCCAAAATCATAAAGTCTTCTCTGTGGTAATCACCAACATGGTTGATGCCCCCAGTAGGCTGAATGGGGCTGAAATACGAATAGGAAATTCTCTGGAGCAGAATGGTATCAACAACCCCAG gtGTGCAGTGATCTCCTCCATTCCTGCTGGGTTCTCCGAGACCTTTGAGTGTCATGGGATGGAGGGACGCTATGTTACCGTGGTGATTCCTGGACGTGTAGAGTATCTGACACTCTGTGAAGTGGAGGTGTACGGATCACCACTGGACTAG